The following are encoded together in the Equus quagga isolate Etosha38 chromosome 1, UCLA_HA_Equagga_1.0, whole genome shotgun sequence genome:
- the ATP5F1B gene encoding ATP synthase subunit beta, mitochondrial, which produces MLGLVGRVAAASASGALRGLSPSAPLPQAQLLLRAAPAALQPARDYAAQTSPSPKAGAATGRIVAVIGAVVDVQFDEGLPPILNALEVQGRETRLVLEVAQHLGESTVRTIAMDGTEGLVRGQKVLDSGAPIKIPVGPETLGRIMNVIGEPIDERGPIKTKQFAAIHAEAPEFMEMSVEQEILVTGIKVVDLLAPYAKGGKIGLFGGAGVGKTVLIMELINNVAKAHGGYSVFAGVGERTREGNDLYHEMIESGVINLKDATSKVALVYGQMNEPPGARARVALTGLTVAEYFRDQEGQDVLLFIDNIFRFTQAGSEVSALLGRIPSAVGYQPTLATDMGTMQERITTTKKGSITSVQAIYVPADDLTDPAPATTFAHLDATTVLSRAIAELGIYPAVDPLDSTSRIMDPNIVGTEHYEVARGVQKILQDYKSLQDIIAILGMDELSEEDKLTVSRARKIQRFLSQPFQVAEVFTGHLGKLVPLKETIKGFQQILAGDYDHLPEQAFYMVGPIEEAVAKADKLAEEHS; this is translated from the exons ATGTTGGGGCTTGTGGGTCGTGTGGCCGCTGCCTCGGCCTCCGGGGCCTTGCGGGGACTCAGCCCGTCCGCGCCGCTGCCCCAAGCTCAGCTCTTACTGAGGGCCGCCCCGGCAGCGCTGCAGCCTG CCAGAGACTATGCTGCCCAAACATCTCCTTCGCCGAAGGCAGGTGCCGCCACCGGGCGCATCGTGGCGGTCATCGGTGCGGTGGTGGACGTCCAATTTGATGAGGGACTGCCACCCATCCTAAATGCTTTGGAAGTGCAAGGCAGGGAGACCAGGCTGGTTTTGGAGGTGGCCCAGCATTTGG GTGAGAGCACAGTAAGAACCATTGCCATGGATGGTACAGAAGGCTTGGTTAGAGGCCAGAAAGTCCTGGATTCTGGTGCACCAATCAAAATTCCTGTTGGCCCTGAAACCTTGGGCAGGATCATGAATGTCATTGGAGAACCTATTGATGAGAGAGGTCCCATCAAAACCAAACA ATTTGCTGCTATTCATGCTGAGGCTCCTGAGTTCATGGAGATGAGCGTTGAGCAGGAAATTCTGGTCACTGGTATCAAGGTTGTGGATCTGCTGGCTCCCTATGCCAAAGGTGGCAAAATTG GGCTCTTTGGTGGTGCTGGAGTCGGCAAGACGGTACTGATCATGGAGTTAATCAACAATGTCGCCAAAGCCCATGGTGGTTACTCTGTGTTTGCTGGTGTGGGTGAGAGGACTCGTGAGGGCAATGACTTATACCATGAAATGATTGAGTCTGGTGTTATCAACTTAAAAGATGCTACCTCCAAG GTAGCGCTGGTGTATGGTCAAATGAATGAACCACCTGGTGCTCGTGCCCGGGTAGCTCTGACTGGACTGACTGTGGCTGAATACTTCAGAGACCAAGAAGGTCAAGATGTACTTTTGTTTATCGATAATATCTTTCGCTTCACCCAGGCTGGCTCAGAG gtatctGCTTTATTAGGCAGAATCCCTTCTGCTGTGGGCTATCAGCCTACCCTGGCCACTGACATGGGTACCATGCAGGAAAGAATCACCACAACCAAGAAGGGATCTATCACCTCTGTACAG GCTATCTATGTACCTGCTGATGACTTGACTGACCCTGCCCCTGCCACTACCTTTGCCCATTTGGATGCCACCACTGTCCTGTCCCGTGCTATTGCCGAGCTGGGCATCTATCCAGCTGTGGATCCTCTAGACTCCACCTCTCGCATCATGGATCCCAACATTGTTGGTACAGAGCATTATGAGGTTGCCCGTGGGGTGCAAAAGATCCTACAG GACTACAAATCCCTCCAGGACATCATTGCCATCTTGGGTATGGATGAACTTTCTGAGGAAGATAAGTTGACTGTGTCTCGTGCACGGAAAATACAGCGTTTCTTGTCTCAGCCATTCCAGGTTGCTGAGGTGTTCACAGGCCATTTGGGGAAGTTGGTACCCCTGAAAGAGACCATCAAAGGATTCCAGCAGATTTTGGCAG GTGACTATGACCATCTCCCAGAACAGGCCTTCTATATGGTGGGACCCATTGAAGAAGCTGTGGCAAAAGCTGATAAGCTGGCTGAAGAGCATTCGTGA